A DNA window from Hordeum vulgare subsp. vulgare chromosome 1H, MorexV3_pseudomolecules_assembly, whole genome shotgun sequence contains the following coding sequences:
- the LOC123395065 gene encoding 26S proteasome non-ATPase regulatory subunit 12 homolog A-like gives MIFGFVPIRLGIPLFWMGSCEDKNLSEVPNIRLLLKQVVTMEVIQWTKLWEFFKDEYENEKNLLGGALGTKAAEDLKLRIIEHKILVVSNYYSRISLKRLADLLCLSLQEAENHISDMVNSEALIAKINRPMGIVSFRTAQDSNGVLNSWASNLEKLMDLVEKSCHQIHKETMIHKAVLKA, from the exons ATGATATTTGGCTTTGTGCCGATTCGGCTGGGCATTCCTCTGTTTTGGATGGGCTCGTGTGAGGATAAAAATCTGTCTGAGGTCCCAAATATCAG ATTACTACTGAAGCAAGTTGTTACCATGGAGGTGATCCAGTGGACAAAATTGTGGGAATTCTTCAAGGATGAATATGAGAACGAGAAGAATCTCCTTGGAGGAGCTTTAGGCACAAAAGCTGCGGAGGATTTGAAGCTGAGGATCATTGAACAT AAAATCTTGGTTGTTTCGAATTACTATTCGAGGATTTCTTTGAAGAGGCTGGCGGATCTTCTTTGCCTGAGCTTGCAG GAGGCAGAGAATCATATCTCAGACATGGTGAACTCAGAGGCCCTGATTGCAAAGATCAACAGACCAATGGGGATCGTGTCCTTCCGGACAGCCCAGGACAGCAATGGGGTGCTCAACTCATGGGCATCGAACCTGGAGAAGCTCATGGACCTGGTGGAGAAGAGCTGCCACCAAATACACAAGGAGACGATGATCCACAAGGCGGTGTTGAAAGCCTGA